Proteins from one Plasmodium vivax scf_6691 genomic scaffold, whole genome shotgun sequence genomic window:
- a CDS encoding variable surface protein Vir18, putative (encoded by transcript PVX_068190A), whose product MAWPYRGYNRIINTYQQYYAAPCLNSYSTLKSDINEKIDHFYNATHENIYKEWQQLYKYINEKNASIKHCIVNGYIKSDLNEDDKIKNFRSICDNKGNCRINVESNVNTNPPLKRTGRVEPCKGGTNCKTEKVKTKETAGKAKLRSKLDGQSSKAVSLQIPRAQSTSQEHAGGEESNKQSEALPAQSDVMTLPNSIKSEDHEPKSVTNKETSVSVQGRTSTQALPNTGDTPSRELNPQAKDFPSQSSSAGESDEGGTLQVNNPGKSLLQSNLSDDQTLDVNHRNMQTHQVGDVEKQDHKHQIDATERSDRVSSLERASASGKLDNEGSVDGDNNRQDNNVVAHVLEPSSQLYTQNEGVVSASTVVVSSGDASLSPKTYGDGVPGAVNGKEIQNGQERDSEHLCNEISCSAEKDGELTDAKLDILAQISNVIKSNPQIIKTSMPIGIALLLGLLFKYTPLWRVLTKKNRKKGAGINEELNSVLQGPSIMDEETSIPFSYGAFEYSSFDQNSY is encoded by the exons atggcTTGGCCGTATAGAGGATATAATAGAATCATTAATACTTACCAACAATACTATGCTGCTCCATGCTTGAATAGTTATAGCACATTAAAAAGTGacattaatgaaaaaattgatcatttttataatgcgACGCATGAAAATATCTACAAGGAATGGcaacaattatataaatatataaatgaaaaaaatgcttcaatAAAGCATTGTATTGTCAatggatatataaaaagtgaTCTTAATGaagatgataaaataaaaaattttagaagTATATGTGATAATAAAGGTAACTGTCGTATTAATGTAGAATCTAATGTTAATACAAATCCGCCATTAAAAAGAACAGGTAGAGTTGAACCCTGTAAAGGAGGTACAAATTGTAAGacagaaaaagtaaaaacaaaagaaacaGCAGGAAAAGCCAAATTACGATCAAAATTGGACGGCCAATCCTCAAAAGCAGTTAGTTTACAAATACCAAGAGCACAAAGTACAAGTCAAGAACATGCTGGTGGAGAAGAATCTAATAAACAAAGCGAAGCTTTACCTGCTCAATCAGATGTAATGACTCTCCCTAATTCTATTAAAAGCGAAGATCATGAACCAAAATCTGTAACGAATAAAGAGACTAGTGTATCTGTACAAGGACGTACTTCCACACAAGCTTTGCCTAACACAGGGGATACACCATCTAGAGAATTAAATCCCCAAGCAAAAGATTTTCCATCACAAAGCAGTTCCGCTGGGGAATCTGATGAAGGGGGTACATTACAAGTAAATAATCCAGGTAAAAGTCTTCTTCAAAGTAATTTATCTGATGATCAAACTTTAGATGTTAATCACCGTAATATGCAAACACATCAAGTTGGAGATGTTGAAAAACAGGATCATAAGCATCAAATCGATGCTACAGAACGTTCTGATAGAGTATCTTCGCTTGAAAGGGCTTCTGCTTCTGGAAAACTAGATAATGAAGGTTCTGTTGATGGAGATAATAATAGACAAGACAATAATGTTGTAGCACATGTCCTCGAACCTTCTAGTCAATTATATACTCAGAACGAAGGCGTTGTTAGTGCATCAACCGTAGTTGTATCTTCTGGTGATGCAAGTCTTAGTCCTAAAACATATGGTGATGGTGTTCCTGGTGCAGTCAATGgtaaagaaatacaaaatggtCAAGAACGTGATAGTGAACATTTATGTAATGAAATTTCTTGCAGTGCAGAAAAGGATGGTGAATTAACTGATGCTAAATTAGATATACTTGCTCAAATTTCCaatgtaataaaaagtaaCCCACAAATCATAAAAACTTCAATGCCCATAGGAATTGCTCTGTTATTgggccttctttttaaa tACACTCCTTTGTGGAGGGTTCTTACTAAAAAGAATAGGAAGAAAGGAGCGGGTATCAATGAAGAATTGAATAGCGTACTGCAAGGACCTTCAATTATGGATGAAGAAACAAGTATCCCGTTTTCATATGGTGCCTTTGAATATTCATCATTTGATcaaaattcatattaa